The following are from one region of the Oryzias latipes chromosome 12, ASM223467v1 genome:
- the lhfpl2 gene encoding LHFPL tetraspan subfamily member 2 protein yields MCHVIVTCRSMLWTLLSIVAAFGELIAFMSTDWLVGYPRTPDAVFGPHGATAAGEAYRPTLGIYGRCIKLPHMQRGILCGPYAVHFGEIASGFWQAASIFLAAGILLLCAVAFISVFTMCFQSIMKKSIFNVCGLLQGIAGLFLILGLMLYPAGWGSDKVQLYCGPDSAPYRAGLCSMGWAFYTAMGGTLLTFICAVFSAQAEIATSSDKVQEEIEEGKSLICLL; encoded by the exons CCGCCTTCGGCGAGCTCATCGCCTTCATGAGCACGGACTGGCTGGTGGGATATCCCCGCACGCCCGATGCCGTTTTCGGCCCCCATGGGGCCACCGCCGCAGGGGAAGCTTACAGGCCCACGTTGGGCATCTACGGCCGCTGTATAAAACTGCCCCACATGCAGCGGGGGATCCTGTGCGGACCGTACGCCGTTCACTTCGGGGAGATCGCCAGCGGGTTCTGGCAGGCCGCGTCCATCTTCCTGGCGGCGGGGATCCTACTGCTGTGCGCTGTGGCCTTCATCTCCGTCTTCACCATGTGCTTCCAGAGCATCATGAAGAAGAGCATCTTCAACGTTTGTGGACTGCTGCAAGGCATCGCAG GTCTGTTCCTGATTCTGGGTCTGATGCTGTACCCCGCTGGCTGGGGTTCCGACAAAGTCCAGCTGTACTGCGGTCCAGATTCGGCGCCGTACCGCGCCGGCCTCTGCTCCATGGGCTGGGCCTTCTACACTGCAATGGGCGGCACCTTGCTCACCTTCATCTGCGCCGTCTTCTCAGCTCAGGCCGAGATCGCCACGTCCAGTgacaaagttcaggaggagataGAGGAGGGCAAGAGCCTGATTTGTCTCCTCTGA